The Thermostichus vulcanus str. 'Rupite' genome segment TACGAGGCGGCTCGGTTGGCAGCCCTCTATCGGTATGGTGTTTTGGATACTGCCGCTGAGCCTGTATGGGATAATTTGTGTCGGTTGGCGGCTCAGATTTGTGAGGCACCCATTGCCTTGATTGGTTTTATCGATCAGTCCCGCCATTGGTTCAAGGCTGCTTATGGCTGGAAGATTGAAGCGTTGCCTCGGGAACAGTCCTGGTGTGCACAGGCTATTTGTCGCCCCGAACCGTTGCTGTTAACCGATCTAGATCAGGATCCTCGCTATCGGGAGCATCCATTGGTTGTCAGGGATCCCTGGATTCGCGCCTATGCCAGTCAGCCCTTGATCGATGGGGAAGGCTTTGTGCTGGGTACTTTGAGTGTTATGGATCCGCGGCCACGGCAGTTTAGTTTGTCGCAATTACAGGGATTGCAAACGGTGGCGGAGCAGGTGATGGCTCAGTTGCAGCTACGCCGCTTTTGGCACCTGGAGGATCCAACCGTGTATCCCTCCACCCCTGAGGAAGTCCCTGCCGCGCCATTGGTAAACACAGACCCAGAAGTTGATCAGGGCCGAAAAGTTTGGGATCCAACCCATCCACAGGTTCATCCGGATGCGCAGCGAGCGCACGAACAACTGTATCGACGCATCGTGGATACAGCCCAGGAAGGGATCTGGGTGGTGGATAAACAGGGAAAAACCTGCTTTATCAATCGTCGCTTGGGGCAACTGTTGGGCTACACCGCACCAGAAATGTTGGGGCGCGGCCTGGTGGAATTTGTCGAGCCGGATCAACGCCAGATGGTGCAGCGGCTGGTGGTTCCACCAGGCCAAAATAAGGTCTTCCCTGAACAATTGGAGATTTGCTGGCGGCGTAAAGATGGATCCCCGCTTTGGAGCTTGGTGTCCACCAGTCCGATGCTGGAGTCGGAACAGGAAGGAGGATTCTTGGGCACCCTGTATATGGTGATCGACATCAGTTTGCGCAAGCAGGCGGAGGCGCAACTACGGCAGGTTAATGAAGAACTGGAACGACGGGTGGAAGCCCGCACAGCCGAATGGATACAAGCCAACCGTGCCCTAGCCCAGAGTGAGGAACGGTTCCGCAGCATTTTTACAGAAGCGCCGATTGGGATTGCCCTGACCCATCGGCAGGGCCATATTCTCACGGCAAACCGGGCCCTGGCGGAAATGTTAGGGTATGCCGATGCCTCTGAATTGGTGGGGCTGCACCTGGGATCCCTGGCCCAAGCGAGTCTTGATCTGACGCCAGAAGAATGGCAACAGGAGAAACAACAACAGGAGCGCCTTGCCCAGGGAGAGATTCACAGTTATCGGCAGGTAAGGCGATTTTTAAGACGGGATGGCCGTTGGGTGTGGACGCAACTAACCTTTGGCCGTATTTCCACCTCTGACTCAGGACAACACTCGGAACAAAAATCGGAACAAAAAGAAGAGGGCTATGGCCTGACGATGGTGGAAGACATCACGGAACGACAAGCGTTGGAGGGCATGAAGGATGAATTTATCTCGATTGTTAGCCACGAGTTGCGTACTCCCCTCACCTCCATTCACGGGGCCTTGAGCCTGATGGCTACCGGTAAGCTGGGATCCCTGCTGCCCAAAGGGGAACGCCTGCTACAAATTGCCGCCACCAATACCGAACGTCTGGTGCGTTTGGTGAATGACATTCTGGATTTGGATCGCATGGAAGCGGGTAGCCTGAGCATGGAGAAAAAGCCCTGTGATGCGGCGGAGCTGATTCGGTATGCTGCCGAAACCATGCGCTCGATGGCGGAGCAAGCCCAGGTGCATTTGGTAACTCAGCCCTTGCCCGTGACGATACATGCGGATCCCGACCGCATTATTCAAACCTTGACCAACCTGCTCAGTAATGCCATCAAGTTCTCGCCGAGGGGGGCAACGGTGCGCTTGGGGGCCAAACAACGCCATGCTCATCAAGTTATCTTTTGGGTGCAGGATCAGGGGCGAGGGATCCCGGCGGCCAATCTGGAGACGATCTTTCATCGCTTTAAACAAGTGGATAGTTCTGACTCCCGCGAGAAGGGCGGCACCGGCTTAGGGCTGGCTATTTGCCGTAGCATTGTCCGCCAACATGGGGGGCGAATTTGGGTAGAAAGCGAAGTCGGCAAAGGCAGTACCTTCTTTTTTACGTTGCCCCTCTTTGCTCCCGAATGATGGATCTGTTGCGTAGTGACTCAATTGGCTAAGACCATGCAAACTTTAACTTCTACCTCCAGTGATGCCACTCTGACCCGCCGGGTTTTGGTGGTGGACGATGAAGACGATATCCGCGAAGTGGCTCAGCTTAGCCTGGAGATTATGGCCGGTTGGGAGGTGTGGAGTGCGCCTTCTGGTGAAGAAGGGATCCGCATTGCGGAAACGGCTCACCCGGATGTAATTCTGTTGGATGTGATGATGCCGGATATGGATGGCCCGACCACCTTCCGTCAATTGCGGGCCAACCCCAAAACTCGAGATATTCCGGTCATTCTCCTGACAGCGAAAGTACGGGCGCGGTTGGTCAAGCAGCAGTTTTTGCCGCTGGGGGTGCGGGGGGTGATTACCAAACCCTTTGATGCGACCAAGTTGGCGGATCAGGTGGCCGAAACGGTAGGCTGGGATCCCGCCTCTGATGACCGAACTTGAAGTCTAAGGAGATCTGATCTGAAATCTGAAGGAATAGCAGCCACAAAAAAAGCAGGGTTGGATTGGCCCTGCCTTGAAGAGGAAGTGGATGGAGAACGGTCACCCTGTCGCAGTCGTTGCATCAAGGTGCGATTCCGTTTGTCCAGTTGTCGTTTGCGGGCTGTTCCTCCCCGCCCGCGATGGTTTCTTCCCTGTTGGCGGGGGGATTCATGGGATTTGAGTCGCATTGGATCCCTCAGAGTCTGGTGTCCTATAGGTTATCCTAATCCGAACTGGGTTGATCCTTTTTGCGGAGAACCGCTGCCTTAAGGGTTGGAATCCGCGCCTTTGGCCAGCCAGTCTTTGAGGCGATGGGTTGCTCGACAGTCATCCTCGTTGTAAATCACCGAGCGCTCCAAAAAATCCCGATCTTGGGTTTCCAGCCACTGGCTGTACCAGTAAATCGACTGTGCCCCACTGGCATCCGGGATCCGCCACTCAAACCCCAGCCAACGGGCGATGTTTTTGAGGGAGTAACTTTCGATGGGCAATACGACGGAACGTTGTACCCATTCGTGCAAATCTACAAAGCGCTTTAATAACTGCCGCAGTTGGCGGGGATCCGTATTGTATTGCTGACCCAGGCGTTGACAAGTTTGTACTTCAAACCCGTGGAAGTGATAAATGGGTGCCTCGGGATGCTGTGCTGTCAGGCGCAAAAATTGCTGCCACACCTGCCCTTCCTCTTCTGGGGTTGTGGCCAAACAACTGTGATAGCGAAACGCATCGGCATCCTGAGTTTGCTCCACCACCAGTAAGCCCAGCAGATAGGCGACATTGTGACGGGGATCTGCCTCAATATCAAAGTAAATTTCGACAGCGGTTTTTGGGAAAGGCTCCTGCTGAATCCAGACGGGTTGCTGAGTGAGGGTGGCATGGGCTTGCCGCTTCAGTTGCAGGGCGACGGCGGCTCCCAGTTTGGGAATCGCTTGTAGGGTTTCCAGGTGAGCGTTGGCCAGAGCTTCCACCGACTCGATCCCTGCTTCTTGTAACAGCGGATAACGGGATCCCGTCACGCCCGGCAGCAGGCTGAGGGGTTGGCTGGTTGCATTCAATTGCCGACAATGCTCCCGCCAATGGCAAAGATGACAACGGCTGCGCGCCATAAACACCTGGGGGGGATCGGGCTGGTCTAAAGTGAGCAAATACTCGCGGATCAACTGCCGTACCTGTTCCCGCCGTCGCCCCAGATGGATAGGATGCCACTTCCCCCCTTTCAAAATCAAAATTCCCCGCTTCGGGGTTGTCCCCTGCAAAGTGCCGAGCAATTCCGCCTGTAAAGCCAGCAGCAACTCGTACTCAGGTTTGGGACGTTTGCCAATACGAATTTGCGCCGGCAGGTAAAAGTGTCTGAGGGAGGGTTGGCTTTTGGTGGGTAGGGGTTGATCCCGAATGAGTAGATCCAGGGAACTGCTCACCCGGATTGCCTCAAACTCTGCGGGCAAGGTGTTATCGGCTGTTGCGGTGTCTCTATCTATAGGATCCGTAGGGTCTGGGATCCCTGGCGAAGAACGGGGAGCCTTTGAAAGCTCGGTTTCACATTCAAGGGCGGTTACATCCACCGCGGCTGCCCGCTCAATAACCCGCTCAATAAATAGTTCCGCCTGGATTCCTCCCCCATAGATGTACTGCACACCCTGGGACATGGCCGCCAACACCGCCCCATTGCCAGCTTCAATCCGTTCTCCGGGGAATTGCTCAAACACTCTTGACACTAAAGTTTGGCGATCCCGCCGCCACTGCTCTAATAGATCTTCTGGGGGAAGCTTTGCCTGAATAGGCCCAACCCGATCCAAATAAGGGAGTCGTCGACAACGGAAGAAGGCAAGCAACTCCTCGGCATTTATAGAACTCTGCGTAGAGCCCTGCTGGGCTGCTTCAACCTTGTTTTGCAAGGGTAGACGACCTTAACTTCTGTTTCTGGTGATATTCTGACACGTCCCCATACCCCGCCAATCCCCCTTTAGGGTTTGGGAGTTTCTGAAGGAAGAAGATAGGTGATGATGCGCTCAACCGTGTCGGACTGGCGGCGAGCGGTCTCGGCCTGTTGTTGACAGATTTGCTTCAACTCTCCCAACCAGTTGCTGTGCTCTTGGGTCACCATAAGCTGCTGTTGAACAATTCCTTTCAGGTTGGTCAGATCATCTTTGACGAAGCTCACAGTCTCCGTCAGGGTCAGCACGGCACCCACCAGGCGATCCAGCCGAAAGTCGATCTGATCGAAGCGATCGTTGCTTTGCATCTTACATCTTCAGGGAGTGGTGAACAGGACTGAAAATTGGCGTCCGGAAGCGCTTCGAATCCGAGAACAGACTCTAGGCCCTCAGAACCCAAAGCCGCTCCAGCCAACGCAGCAACCTCAGTT includes the following:
- a CDS encoding PAS domain S-box protein yields the protein MVPTELDVAEVYEAARLAALYRYGVLDTAAEPVWDNLCRLAAQICEAPIALIGFIDQSRHWFKAAYGWKIEALPREQSWCAQAICRPEPLLLTDLDQDPRYREHPLVVRDPWIRAYASQPLIDGEGFVLGTLSVMDPRPRQFSLSQLQGLQTVAEQVMAQLQLRRFWHLEDPTVYPSTPEEVPAAPLVNTDPEVDQGRKVWDPTHPQVHPDAQRAHEQLYRRIVDTAQEGIWVVDKQGKTCFINRRLGQLLGYTAPEMLGRGLVEFVEPDQRQMVQRLVVPPGQNKVFPEQLEICWRRKDGSPLWSLVSTSPMLESEQEGGFLGTLYMVIDISLRKQAEAQLRQVNEELERRVEARTAEWIQANRALAQSEERFRSIFTEAPIGIALTHRQGHILTANRALAEMLGYADASELVGLHLGSLAQASLDLTPEEWQQEKQQQERLAQGEIHSYRQVRRFLRRDGRWVWTQLTFGRISTSDSGQHSEQKSEQKEEGYGLTMVEDITERQALEGMKDEFISIVSHELRTPLTSIHGALSLMATGKLGSLLPKGERLLQIAATNTERLVRLVNDILDLDRMEAGSLSMEKKPCDAAELIRYAAETMRSMAEQAQVHLVTQPLPVTIHADPDRIIQTLTNLLSNAIKFSPRGATVRLGAKQRHAHQVIFWVQDQGRGIPAANLETIFHRFKQVDSSDSREKGGTGLGLAICRSIVRQHGGRIWVESEVGKGSTFFFTLPLFAPE
- a CDS encoding response regulator produces the protein MQTLTSTSSDATLTRRVLVVDDEDDIREVAQLSLEIMAGWEVWSAPSGEEGIRIAETAHPDVILLDVMMPDMDGPTTFRQLRANPKTRDIPVILLTAKVRARLVKQQFLPLGVRGVITKPFDATKLADQVAETVGWDPASDDRT
- a CDS encoding TM0106 family RecB-like putative nuclease, translating into MQNKVEAAQQGSTQSSINAEELLAFFRCRRLPYLDRVGPIQAKLPPEDLLEQWRRDRQTLVSRVFEQFPGERIEAGNGAVLAAMSQGVQYIYGGGIQAELFIERVIERAAAVDVTALECETELSKAPRSSPGIPDPTDPIDRDTATADNTLPAEFEAIRVSSSLDLLIRDQPLPTKSQPSLRHFYLPAQIRIGKRPKPEYELLLALQAELLGTLQGTTPKRGILILKGGKWHPIHLGRRREQVRQLIREYLLTLDQPDPPQVFMARSRCHLCHWREHCRQLNATSQPLSLLPGVTGSRYPLLQEAGIESVEALANAHLETLQAIPKLGAAVALQLKRQAHATLTQQPVWIQQEPFPKTAVEIYFDIEADPRHNVAYLLGLLVVEQTQDADAFRYHSCLATTPEEEGQVWQQFLRLTAQHPEAPIYHFHGFEVQTCQRLGQQYNTDPRQLRQLLKRFVDLHEWVQRSVVLPIESYSLKNIARWLGFEWRIPDASGAQSIYWYSQWLETQDRDFLERSVIYNEDDCRATHRLKDWLAKGADSNP